One part of the Magallana gigas chromosome 5, xbMagGiga1.1, whole genome shotgun sequence genome encodes these proteins:
- the LOC117689503 gene encoding uncharacterized protein, protein MSSCIESGDEVLSIMADSDNDSFEGFDSDAIREAEKRLAKKLNEVKAVTRANSATGSVSKDLNNNGNDQSECAPARPVASSKGTKRKKANGNKNKTKKTKKDDKLSGKDITNALVNMGQDEIDKFKELMGINDLIGCIYNLQQDSASTNQSIEHESISSENENQNEFDFFADNESEKDIELSDWAIPDWFSSDKKGKDIDSKLAEMVNTLCIKEGETSKIIEDNPRPANCNNLVAPRVNTDIWNILPKFAQSRDSGFQAVQKTIVAGITPILRIAEMMKTNDKFKEIRNLLKQSIIVLCNSIYQISQKRRFLMRRVLPSRFQDICNTSQAVSELLFGGDIQKKIKELSDFDKYKRDRPRNNSFYTNTRGRKNYPYNYNYGRGRGSNRPFLGGRNAYGREMRNVDRRGKNRF, encoded by the coding sequence atGTCATCTTGTATCGAATCTGGGGACGAGGTCCTCTCTATAATGGCAGACTCTGATAATGATTCGTTTGAGGGTTTCGATAGCGATGCTATTCGAGAAGCAGAAAAAAGACTAGCTAAAAAATTGAACGAAGTTAAAGCAGTTACTAGAGCTAATTCTGCCACAGGTTCTGTGAGCAAAGACTTAAACAATAATGGTAATGACCAGAGTGAATGTGCACCGGCGAGGCCGGTAGCGAGTTCTAAAGGTACAAAACGAAAGAAAGCAAATGGCAATAAAAATAAGACAAAGAAAACGAAGAAAGATGATAAGTTATCTGGTAAAGATATTACCAATGCACTAGTAAACATGGGTCAAGATGAGATAGATAAGTTTAAGGAACTCATGGGcataaatgatttaattggTTGTATTTACAATTTGCAACAAGATAGTGCAAGTACAAATCAGTCGATAGAACACGAGAGCATCTCTAGTgagaatgaaaatcaaaatgagTTTGATTTCTTTGCTGATAATGAATCAGAGAAAGACATAGAATTAAGTGATTGGGCAATACCAGATTGGTTTAGTTCAGATAAGAAAGGGAAAGATATTGATTCTAAACTGGCAGAAATGGTCAATACTTTGTGTATTAAAGAGGGTGAGACATCAAAAATTATTGAAGATAATCCAAGGCCAGCTAATTGCAATAATTTAGTAGCACCTAGGGTCAATACGGACATATGGAACATTTTACCAAAATTTGCCCAGAGTCGTGATTCTGGTTTTCAAGCAGTGCAAAAAACCATTGTTGCTGGTATTACACCTATACTCAGAATTGCTGAAATGATGAAGACAAATGATAAGTTCAAAGAGATAAGAAATCTGTTAAAACAGTCAATTATCGTGTTGTGTAATTCCATCTACCAAATTTCTCAAAAGAGACGATTTTTGATGAGAAGGGTTTTACCCAGTAGATTCCAAGACATATGTAATACATCTCAGGCCGTATCAGAACTTTTGTTTGGGGGCGATATTCAGAAAAAGATCAAAGAATTGTCAGACTTTGATAAATACAAAAGAGACAGGCCAAGGAACAACTCTTTTTATACTAACACAAGAGGAAGAAAGAATTACCCTTACAATTATAATTATGGTAGAGGTAGAGGATCAAACAGACCTTTTTTAGGGGGAAGAAATGCATATGGCAGAGAGATGAGAAATGTGGACAGAAGAGGAAAGAACAGATTTTAG